In Chlamydia gallinacea 08-1274/3, the sequence AGTGTATTTTAGAGGCAACCTCTGCCAAGTCTTTAGTTACAGAAGATAATAAAGAACCTTTATTAGCAACCGTTGCTTCTTAAACAATTCCCTCTCCACGATACAAAGTATCGTGGAGATTCACCTTGATCTATTTCATGAAAATTGGAGTTAGCTACGTATGTTTAGGTGGGTTAGCACAATTTTTCTTAAGTAGATTGCCAAGCCAGAGAACACAAGATAGGTCCATAAATATCTTCGGTTTCATTTATACCTAACGATGCTATATCCTCTTGCAAAGTAGGAGAAGAATGGAAAGAAATTTTCGGTGCATGCTCAATAATAGCTAAAGGTGTGTGCTCGTCTCCTTCGCCCATACAAAGAACAGCAGATGCAGCTAAGGAATCCACAAGATTTATAGATGTCATCTGTAGAGGACGGCCAAAACAATCTCTCTTTCCTAAATAACTATACAAAGGAAAAAAACCATACCAACATAATCCTAAACCTAACACACCACGACGCATAGGAGTCGTATGACTATCAACAATAATGACACCAAGATTTTCTACAGAATAAGTTTTCTTAAGCCACTCCCCTAAAGTATTAGTAGAAGCTAACAAATCTCGAGGATATAAAATATAAGCACCTGACGCATTGGATTCATCAATACCTGCAGAAGGAATCAAAACTCCTTGTTTTTTAGTTAAATACAGACCGGGCATAGAATAAACATATGCATCTGCTTCTTGCTTCACCAAGGCATCTTTCGTTATCACATTACTATCAACTATAGCACCTTCGCACAGACTCACAATCTTAGAAGATACAACGACAATAGATTGCTCCTCTAACTTGGGAAGTGATTCTTGTAAAAGAGCGTACAAATCATCATGTGCAAAAATCGTTCGTGTAACGATAGGAGTAATTTTCATAATAACAAAATTTTAAATCCTGTGTCTGATGGATCACCATCGATTTCCAGCCCTCTAACAAAGATAAAGGAAATACTGTGTCTCCATCATAATACTTCTGGATATGAGTAAGAAAACATCCTTTAACTTTGTGATTTTCTAAAAATAGAGAAAAAATCTCCCCACCTCCTAAAAGAAAAATAGGAGAAGGTAGTATCAAATCATTAAATTTTTTTAGCGAAGACACCCAAAGACAATGCGAAGAATCATAAGTGCGTTGCGAAAAGACAATTACCTTACGATGAAAACAATAATGTTTGGGCAGGCTCTCCCATGTCTTCCTGCCCATGACAATAGGATGCTTCCCTATTACATGAGAAAAAAAATGCCTATCTTCAGGATAATCCCAAGGTAATTGATTCCCTTTGCCAAGAATACCTCGAGGATCACAAGCTGCTATTCCAAAAATCATTTTCATATAGATAACCCGCCCCATGCAGCTGCAGATAGCACCCGCTGATTATGAGCAACATCATGTACTCGTAAATACTCGACTCCTTGTTGCTGTAATAAAACAGAAAGAGATGCTGTTTCCCAATCACGATCTTTAGGATCACATTTCCCTAATAAGGAAAGATAGGACTTTCTTGAATGACCGACTAATAAAGGACAATTTAACCCATGAAACACCTGCATTTCTCGTAATATACGCATGGCTTGTATGGATGTTGTTCCAAAACCAATTCCTGGATCAAAAATAATTTG encodes:
- a CDS encoding dihydrofolate reductase: MKMIFGIAACDPRGILGKGNQLPWDYPEDRHFFSHVIGKHPIVMGRKTWESLPKHYCFHRKVIVFSQRTYDSSHCLWVSSLKKFNDLILPSPIFLLGGGEIFSLFLENHKVKGCFLTHIQKYYDGDTVFPLSLLEGWKSMVIHQTQDLKFCYYENYSYRYTNDFCT
- a CDS encoding putative folate metabolism gamma-glutamate ligase, which produces MKITPIVTRTIFAHDDLYALLQESLPKLEEQSIVVVSSKIVSLCEGAIVDSNVITKDALVKQEADAYVYSMPGLYLTKKQGVLIPSAGIDESNASGAYILYPRDLLASTNTLGEWLKKTYSVENLGVIIVDSHTTPMRRGVLGLGLCWYGFFPLYSYLGKRDCFGRPLQMTSINLVDSLAASAVLCMGEGDEHTPLAIIEHAPKISFHSSPTLQEDIASLGINETEDIYGPILCSLAWQST